The following are encoded together in the Oncorhynchus masou masou isolate Uvic2021 chromosome 5, UVic_Omas_1.1, whole genome shotgun sequence genome:
- the slc44a2 gene encoding choline transporter-like protein 2 isoform X2, with amino-acid sequence MAKNKGEARKFDPTFKGPIHNRGCTDVFCCILFILAILGYFAVGILAWSQGDPRKVIYPTDSRGQFCGQAGTPLEKKPLLFYFNILKCASPLTLLEFQCPTTQLCVESCPTKHMTLLKAYLNRGEQEYYKQFCKEGVDFSKMSAPEILRDGLCPSMLMSSKPFTRRCLPALSTMKGGVVVVGNETIFDNGEGEKVNATDFLDASKKSNVVVEARQVAMRIFEDYTVSWYWILIGLVIAMVVSLIFIVLLRYLAGIMIWVMIVMVILVIGYGIFHCAMEYRSLKGEPGSDVTIRDLGLQTDFSVYLQIRQTWLAFMIILSIVEVVVILLLIFLRKRVLIAIALIKEASRAVGHVMSSLFYPLLTFALLALVIAYWAITAVFLSTSNEQVYKVFNTTECDYSRDTCNPETFNTTNITARCPDAECLFAFYGGETYYHKYLILFQFYNVFLFFWCANFVTALGQVTLAGAFASYYWAFKKPDDIPANPICSSLGRALRYHTGSLAFGSLILSLVQVIRVLLEYLDQKLKAAQNRFAKFLLSCLKCCFWCLEKFIKFLNRNAYIMVAIYGKSFCTSARDAFFLLMRNIIRVAVLDKVTDFLLFLGKLLIVGIVGICSFFFFSGRIKAVEQTAPSLNYYWVPILTVVVGSYLIAHGFFSVYAMCVDTLFLCFCEDLERNDGSPERPYFMSPELHEILSKTKMAEEEENKDGTEQRDADPSEPTLMDEVRLEEEVPLKEQDGEIQLKRQDVFMQANEEEQPLKEKTEEAEVEETQEEKSEVKEEEEEKGPEKTGPEEEEGVEEKGSKEGKPGEKDHQATEPKKEEIEEKKPQEAEPKDHPSTPQE; translated from the exons GAAGAAACCTCTCCTGTTCTACTTCAACATCCTGAAGTGTGCCAGTCCCCTGACCCTGCTGGAGTTCCAGTGCCCCACCACTCAGTTATGTGTGGAAAGCTGTCCTACCAAACACATGACATTGCTGAAAGCCTACCTgaacagaggagagcaggagTACTACAAGCAGTTCTGCAAGGAAGGAGTGGACTTCTCCAAAATG AGTGCTCCCGAGATCCTGAGGGATGGCCTGTGTCCTTCCATGCTCATGTCCAGCAAACCAT tCACTCGTCGGTGCCTTCCAGCTCTCAGTACCATGAAAGGTGGTGTGGTTGTCGTTGGCAACGAGACTATTTTTGAcaacggggagggagagaaggtgaacGCCACTGATTTTCTGGACGCTTCAAA GAAGTCCAATGTGGTTGTTGAGGCTCGCCAGGTCGCCATGAGGATCTTTGAGGACTACACTGTGTCCTGGTACTGGATACTGAT tggtCTGGTGATAGCCATGGTGGTCAGTCTCATCTTCATCGTCCTCCTGCGCTACCTGGCCGGGATCATGATCTGGGTCATGATCGTCATGGTGATACTGGTCATCGGATATG GGATCTTCCATTGTGCCATGGAGTACCGCAGCCTGAAGGGAGAGCCGGGTTCTGACGTCACTATCCGTGATCTGGGACTGCAGACAGACTTCTCTGTTTACCTGCAGATCAGACAGACCTGGCTGGCTTTCA TGATCATCCTGTCCATCGTGGAGGTGGTTGTCATCCTGCTGCTCATCTTCCTCAGGAAGAGAGTCCTCATCGCCATTGCCCTCATCAAGGAGGCCAGCAGGGCTGTTGGCCATGTGATGTCATCACTGTTCTACCCTCTGTTGACCTTTGCCCTGCTGGCCCTGGTCATAGCCTACTGGGCCATCACCGCTGT CTTCCTGTCCACCTCCAATGAGCAGGTGTACAAAGTGTTCAACACCACTGAGTGTGATTACTCCAGAGACACCTGCAATCCCGAG ACGTTCAACACCACCAACATCACAGCCCGGTGCCCGGACGCCGAGTGCCTGTTTGCCTTCTACGGAGGCGAGACCTACTACCATAAATACCTCATCCTGTTCCAGTTCTACAACGTGTTCCTCTTCTTCTGGTGTGCTAACTTCGTGACGGCGCTGGGTCAGGTGACCCTGGCTGGGGCCTTCGCATCCTACTACTGGGCCTTCAAGAAGCCCGACGACATCCCAGCCAACCCCATCTGCTCCTCACTTGGTCGAGCCCTCAG ATACCATACAGGCTCCCTTGCCTTCGGTTCCCTCATCCTGTCTCTGGTTCAGGTCATCAGGGTTCTGCTGGAGTACCTGGACCAGAAGCTGAAAG CTGCCCAGAATCGCTTTGCCAAGTTCCTGCTCAGCTGCCTGAAGTGCTGCTTCTGGTGCCTGGAGAAATTCATCAAGTTCCTCAACAGAAACGCCTACATCATG GTGGCAATATATGGTAAAAGCTTCTGTACCTCAGCCAGAGATGCCTTCTTCCTCCTCATGAGAAATATAATCAG GGTGGCTGTCTTGGACAAGGTGACTGACTTCCTATTGTTTTTGGGGAAGCTCCTCATCGTTGGAATTGTGG GAATCtgttctttcttcttcttctctgggaGGATTAAGGCTGTGGAGCAGACTGCCCCCTCTCTCAACTACTACTGGGTTCCCATTCTG ACGGTGGTGGTGGGATCCTACCTGATTGCCCATGGATTCTTCAGTGTGTACGCTATGTGTGTGGACACACTCTTCCTCTGCTTCT GTGAAGACCTGGAGAGAAACGACGGCTCTCCAGAAAGGCCGTACTTCATGTCTCCGGAGCTTCACGAGATTCTCTCCAAAACCAAAATGGCGGAGGAAGAGGAAAACAAAGATGGTACGGAACAGCGAGACGCTGACCCAAGTGAACCTACACTGATGGACGAAGTTCGCCTGGAGGAGGAAGTACCGCTGAAAGAACAAGATGGAGAGATACAACTGAAACGCCAAGATGTGTTCATGCAGGCCAACGAAGAGGAGCAACCTCTGAAGGAGAAGACCGAAGAGGCGGAAGTGGAAGAAACACAAGAGGAGAAATCTgaagtgaaggaggaggaggaagagaagggaccAGAAAAGACGGGaccagaagaggaggaaggagtggAAGAAAAGGGATCAAAGGAGGGCAAGCCTGGAGAGAAGGATCACCAGGCGACAGAACCTAAAAAGGAAGAGATAGAGGAAAAGAAACCTCAAGAGGCGGAGCCTAAAGACCATCCTTCTACACCCCAGGAGTAG
- the slc44a2 gene encoding choline transporter-like protein 2 isoform X1 → MELNEKNPTPDSKYGEARKFDPTFKGPIHNRGCTDVFCCILFILAILGYFAVGILAWSQGDPRKVIYPTDSRGQFCGQAGTPLEKKPLLFYFNILKCASPLTLLEFQCPTTQLCVESCPTKHMTLLKAYLNRGEQEYYKQFCKEGVDFSKMSAPEILRDGLCPSMLMSSKPFTRRCLPALSTMKGGVVVVGNETIFDNGEGEKVNATDFLDASKKSNVVVEARQVAMRIFEDYTVSWYWILIGLVIAMVVSLIFIVLLRYLAGIMIWVMIVMVILVIGYGIFHCAMEYRSLKGEPGSDVTIRDLGLQTDFSVYLQIRQTWLAFMIILSIVEVVVILLLIFLRKRVLIAIALIKEASRAVGHVMSSLFYPLLTFALLALVIAYWAITAVFLSTSNEQVYKVFNTTECDYSRDTCNPETFNTTNITARCPDAECLFAFYGGETYYHKYLILFQFYNVFLFFWCANFVTALGQVTLAGAFASYYWAFKKPDDIPANPICSSLGRALRYHTGSLAFGSLILSLVQVIRVLLEYLDQKLKAAQNRFAKFLLSCLKCCFWCLEKFIKFLNRNAYIMVAIYGKSFCTSARDAFFLLMRNIIRVAVLDKVTDFLLFLGKLLIVGIVGICSFFFFSGRIKAVEQTAPSLNYYWVPILTVVVGSYLIAHGFFSVYAMCVDTLFLCFCEDLERNDGSPERPYFMSPELHEILSKTKMAEEEENKDGTEQRDADPSEPTLMDEVRLEEEVPLKEQDGEIQLKRQDVFMQANEEEQPLKEKTEEAEVEETQEEKSEVKEEEEEKGPEKTGPEEEEGVEEKGSKEGKPGEKDHQATEPKKEEIEEKKPQEAEPKDHPSTPQE, encoded by the exons GAAGAAACCTCTCCTGTTCTACTTCAACATCCTGAAGTGTGCCAGTCCCCTGACCCTGCTGGAGTTCCAGTGCCCCACCACTCAGTTATGTGTGGAAAGCTGTCCTACCAAACACATGACATTGCTGAAAGCCTACCTgaacagaggagagcaggagTACTACAAGCAGTTCTGCAAGGAAGGAGTGGACTTCTCCAAAATG AGTGCTCCCGAGATCCTGAGGGATGGCCTGTGTCCTTCCATGCTCATGTCCAGCAAACCAT tCACTCGTCGGTGCCTTCCAGCTCTCAGTACCATGAAAGGTGGTGTGGTTGTCGTTGGCAACGAGACTATTTTTGAcaacggggagggagagaaggtgaacGCCACTGATTTTCTGGACGCTTCAAA GAAGTCCAATGTGGTTGTTGAGGCTCGCCAGGTCGCCATGAGGATCTTTGAGGACTACACTGTGTCCTGGTACTGGATACTGAT tggtCTGGTGATAGCCATGGTGGTCAGTCTCATCTTCATCGTCCTCCTGCGCTACCTGGCCGGGATCATGATCTGGGTCATGATCGTCATGGTGATACTGGTCATCGGATATG GGATCTTCCATTGTGCCATGGAGTACCGCAGCCTGAAGGGAGAGCCGGGTTCTGACGTCACTATCCGTGATCTGGGACTGCAGACAGACTTCTCTGTTTACCTGCAGATCAGACAGACCTGGCTGGCTTTCA TGATCATCCTGTCCATCGTGGAGGTGGTTGTCATCCTGCTGCTCATCTTCCTCAGGAAGAGAGTCCTCATCGCCATTGCCCTCATCAAGGAGGCCAGCAGGGCTGTTGGCCATGTGATGTCATCACTGTTCTACCCTCTGTTGACCTTTGCCCTGCTGGCCCTGGTCATAGCCTACTGGGCCATCACCGCTGT CTTCCTGTCCACCTCCAATGAGCAGGTGTACAAAGTGTTCAACACCACTGAGTGTGATTACTCCAGAGACACCTGCAATCCCGAG ACGTTCAACACCACCAACATCACAGCCCGGTGCCCGGACGCCGAGTGCCTGTTTGCCTTCTACGGAGGCGAGACCTACTACCATAAATACCTCATCCTGTTCCAGTTCTACAACGTGTTCCTCTTCTTCTGGTGTGCTAACTTCGTGACGGCGCTGGGTCAGGTGACCCTGGCTGGGGCCTTCGCATCCTACTACTGGGCCTTCAAGAAGCCCGACGACATCCCAGCCAACCCCATCTGCTCCTCACTTGGTCGAGCCCTCAG ATACCATACAGGCTCCCTTGCCTTCGGTTCCCTCATCCTGTCTCTGGTTCAGGTCATCAGGGTTCTGCTGGAGTACCTGGACCAGAAGCTGAAAG CTGCCCAGAATCGCTTTGCCAAGTTCCTGCTCAGCTGCCTGAAGTGCTGCTTCTGGTGCCTGGAGAAATTCATCAAGTTCCTCAACAGAAACGCCTACATCATG GTGGCAATATATGGTAAAAGCTTCTGTACCTCAGCCAGAGATGCCTTCTTCCTCCTCATGAGAAATATAATCAG GGTGGCTGTCTTGGACAAGGTGACTGACTTCCTATTGTTTTTGGGGAAGCTCCTCATCGTTGGAATTGTGG GAATCtgttctttcttcttcttctctgggaGGATTAAGGCTGTGGAGCAGACTGCCCCCTCTCTCAACTACTACTGGGTTCCCATTCTG ACGGTGGTGGTGGGATCCTACCTGATTGCCCATGGATTCTTCAGTGTGTACGCTATGTGTGTGGACACACTCTTCCTCTGCTTCT GTGAAGACCTGGAGAGAAACGACGGCTCTCCAGAAAGGCCGTACTTCATGTCTCCGGAGCTTCACGAGATTCTCTCCAAAACCAAAATGGCGGAGGAAGAGGAAAACAAAGATGGTACGGAACAGCGAGACGCTGACCCAAGTGAACCTACACTGATGGACGAAGTTCGCCTGGAGGAGGAAGTACCGCTGAAAGAACAAGATGGAGAGATACAACTGAAACGCCAAGATGTGTTCATGCAGGCCAACGAAGAGGAGCAACCTCTGAAGGAGAAGACCGAAGAGGCGGAAGTGGAAGAAACACAAGAGGAGAAATCTgaagtgaaggaggaggaggaagagaagggaccAGAAAAGACGGGaccagaagaggaggaaggagtggAAGAAAAGGGATCAAAGGAGGGCAAGCCTGGAGAGAAGGATCACCAGGCGACAGAACCTAAAAAGGAAGAGATAGAGGAAAAGAAACCTCAAGAGGCGGAGCCTAAAGACCATCCTTCTACACCCCAGGAGTAG